In a genomic window of Desulfovibrio sp. JC022:
- a CDS encoding PP2C family serine/threonine-protein phosphatase: MKIKHTEFTHQGTRNENQDRLLCINRDENGSSCALFAVVDGMGGLSDGAETAQEVKNSLKMAYTEIMDSPNRLEELQNVLHRANIRINESKQSRRGATCSALWLEKDKYFIAHTGDTRIFSINSNKTELLTEDQNIAFTMYSMGRKTYEEYLSGGGHNRLLSFVGMGKKMKLQGFEGRTMRGDIFLLCSDGLNQFLQLKSVEELGRKALQQNDPYQYLLQHLKETVIPDRSEDNVSWICLQVT, encoded by the coding sequence ATGAAAATCAAACACACCGAATTTACCCATCAGGGGACCAGAAATGAAAATCAGGACCGGCTGCTTTGTATCAACCGGGATGAAAACGGTTCCAGCTGTGCTCTTTTCGCAGTCGTGGATGGCATGGGAGGATTATCGGACGGAGCTGAAACAGCTCAAGAGGTCAAAAATTCTCTTAAAATGGCTTATACCGAGATCATGGATTCCCCGAACCGTCTGGAAGAACTTCAGAATGTACTGCACAGGGCCAACATCAGGATAAATGAATCAAAACAGTCCCGACGGGGTGCTACCTGCTCCGCGCTGTGGCTGGAAAAAGACAAATATTTCATAGCCCATACCGGCGACACACGCATATTCAGCATCAACAGCAACAAAACCGAACTACTCACTGAAGACCAGAACATTGCTTTCACAATGTATTCAATGGGCCGCAAAACTTACGAAGAATACCTTAGCGGCGGCGGACACAACAGACTGCTTTCATTTGTGGGTATGGGAAAAAAAATGAAACTGCAGGGCTTTGAAGGAAGAACAATGCGGGGAGATATATTCCTGCTCTGTTCGGACGGATTGAACCAGTTTCTACAATTGAAAAGCGTGGAAGAACTGGGCAGAAAGGCGTTGCAGCAGAATGATCCCTATCAATATCTCCTGCAACACCTGAAAGAAACGGTAATTCCTGACAGGTCTGAAGATAACGTCAGCTGGATATGCCTTCAGGTCACATAG
- a CDS encoding bifunctional serine/threonine-protein kinase/formylglycine-generating enzyme family protein, whose product MPESRDAIFKDYIKKQVLGAGGYGTVYLVENDKGIQFALKVLHKDVTLFEREARETLGINDSRLVKVIDYGESVDGEPCILMEYVPENLENALDWDNVSEEKAVALFREIMHGLQTLENHGLLHRDIKPENLFLTGNVVKIGDFGSSKITSGESVSMSQNAALTIHYSSPERFDTHYGFEVDRWAAAVIFCRMLGGYVPFGAESSDLQSIMKSIILEPPDLSRMPDRFKPFLEKAFEKNPEDRHSDVQEMREHFEECCRMEFKFSTYDEEVESSPAQEYVEEAEENGDDAEDSYDYDDGYEYSLEVDWEDEPGEGEYIDDLDLGEYIWIWVEPSTGIEFVWVFSGQFDMGDDEGYDDEQPIHLVELDGFWISRYPITQQQWTSLMGKNPSYFEGDDHPVETVSWYDTQQFIRKLSSAANGKYTFSLPTEAQWEYAARGCGMFDKYAGSQNVNRVAWYSANSDEQTHPVGLMMPNRIGIYDMSGNVWEWCEDWFSPDAYASHDRKNPIHREYGEERSLRGGSWGHDEEHARAVNRFGLDPESKFSDLGFRLIRER is encoded by the coding sequence GTGCCTGAATCCAGAGATGCGATCTTTAAAGATTATATAAAAAAGCAGGTCCTTGGTGCCGGTGGGTACGGCACTGTCTATTTGGTTGAAAATGACAAGGGTATTCAGTTTGCCTTGAAAGTTTTGCATAAGGACGTGACCCTCTTTGAACGGGAAGCTCGGGAAACCCTGGGCATCAACGATTCCAGACTGGTAAAAGTGATAGATTACGGGGAATCGGTGGATGGTGAGCCTTGTATCCTCATGGAGTATGTCCCGGAAAATCTGGAAAATGCTCTCGACTGGGATAATGTTTCTGAGGAAAAGGCAGTGGCCCTGTTCAGGGAAATTATGCACGGCCTACAGACTCTTGAGAATCATGGGCTTTTGCATCGGGATATAAAACCGGAAAATCTGTTCCTGACCGGAAATGTTGTCAAAATCGGCGATTTTGGTTCATCGAAGATTACCAGCGGGGAAAGTGTTTCCATGTCTCAGAATGCGGCCCTGACTATCCATTATTCCTCCCCGGAACGGTTCGATACGCATTACGGATTTGAGGTGGACCGCTGGGCTGCTGCGGTTATTTTTTGCCGTATGCTTGGCGGGTATGTCCCTTTCGGTGCCGAGTCTAGCGATCTTCAGTCCATAATGAAATCCATTATTCTGGAACCGCCGGATCTGAGCCGGATGCCGGACCGCTTCAAGCCGTTTTTAGAAAAAGCTTTTGAGAAGAATCCTGAAGACAGGCATAGCGATGTGCAGGAGATGCGTGAGCATTTTGAGGAATGCTGCCGTATGGAGTTCAAATTTTCAACTTATGATGAAGAGGTGGAAAGTTCACCTGCTCAGGAATATGTCGAAGAGGCGGAAGAGAACGGTGATGATGCCGAAGACTCCTACGATTATGACGATGGTTATGAATACTCTCTTGAGGTGGATTGGGAGGATGAACCGGGGGAAGGCGAATATATCGATGATCTTGATTTAGGTGAATATATTTGGATTTGGGTGGAGCCGAGTACGGGTATTGAATTCGTATGGGTCTTTTCCGGACAATTTGATATGGGGGATGACGAAGGTTATGATGATGAGCAGCCTATCCATCTTGTTGAGTTGGATGGTTTCTGGATCAGCCGCTATCCCATCACCCAGCAGCAGTGGACGTCTCTTATGGGGAAAAACCCTTCGTATTTCGAGGGGGACGATCACCCTGTGGAAACGGTTTCGTGGTATGATACCCAGCAGTTTATCCGTAAACTGTCTTCAGCAGCGAATGGTAAATATACCTTTTCCCTGCCCACTGAGGCCCAGTGGGAGTACGCGGCACGGGGTTGCGGTATGTTCGATAAGTATGCCGGTTCGCAGAATGTGAACCGGGTGGCCTGGTACAGTGCCAACAGCGATGAACAAACCCATCCGGTCGGACTGATGATGCCTAATAGAATTGGGATTTACGACATGTCCGGTAATGTCTGGGAGTGGTGTGAGGACTGGTTCAGCCCGGATGCCTATGCGTCACATGACCGCAAGAATCCTATTCATAGGGAATACGGTGAAGAACGCAGCTTGCGGGGCGGAAGCTGGGGGCATGATGAAGAGCATGCCAGAGCAGTCAACAGATTCGGCCTTGATCCTGAAAGCAAGTTCAGTGATCTGGGGTTTCGCTTGATCAGGGAACGCTGA
- a CDS encoding cytochrome c biogenesis protein CcdA — MDQFLLAINGWIVSGTVWAAFGCLLWGVVSVLFSPCHLASIPLIVGYVGGQNELVEGRRAWGYAGLFTLGLFITIAVIGIVCAVLGRLMGDVGPWWTVVVGAVLLWVALDMLGLAKCSMSGNLMGRFKLKGYTGAFVLGLAYGILSGSCTFGFIAPILAIITVQGQIATGILLIVLFGIGHCLPIAVAGSSTALVRRMLESSRWQQGGNLFRKMAGALIGLLGIYFVGQPFF; from the coding sequence ATGGATCAGTTTCTACTTGCCATCAACGGATGGATCGTAAGCGGGACGGTATGGGCTGCCTTTGGCTGCTTGCTCTGGGGGGTGGTCAGTGTCTTGTTTTCACCGTGCCACCTTGCCTCTATACCGCTTATCGTCGGTTATGTGGGAGGGCAGAATGAACTGGTGGAAGGGCGCAGAGCTTGGGGATATGCCGGACTGTTTACTCTCGGATTGTTCATCACCATAGCAGTCATCGGTATTGTCTGCGCCGTACTGGGCAGGCTCATGGGTGACGTAGGCCCATGGTGGACGGTTGTCGTCGGTGCGGTGCTGCTTTGGGTTGCGCTTGATATGTTGGGTCTTGCCAAGTGTTCCATGTCCGGTAACCTTATGGGCAGGTTCAAGCTTAAGGGGTACACTGGGGCGTTCGTGCTGGGACTGGCTTACGGTATTCTGTCCGGATCATGCACTTTCGGTTTTATTGCACCTATTCTGGCTATAATTACTGTGCAGGGCCAAATTGCCACCGGAATTTTGCTGATAGTCCTTTTCGGGATCGGTCATTGCCTGCCCATTGCTGTGGCCGGAAGTTCAACGGCTTTGGTCCGGCGCATGCTGGAAAGTAGCCGCTGGCAGCAGGGTGGCAATCTTTTCCGCAAAATGGCGGGAGCCTTGATAGGCCTGCTCGGGATATATTTTGTGGGGCAGCCGTTCTTTTAA
- a CDS encoding co-chaperone YbbN: MLNRTVALLGCLMVAGMCFIVGPATADDSGEKAPTTAELISGKPHELPIKGMVTMVDIGAHACIPCKMMTPVIEELSKKYDGRAAVAFIDVWEHREEAAKYGIRTIPTQIFYDAQGNERYRHVGFLDKASIEAKFSELGVK, from the coding sequence ATGTTAAATCGAACCGTTGCATTGCTGGGGTGCCTGATGGTTGCGGGAATGTGCTTCATTGTTGGCCCGGCAACAGCTGACGATTCCGGGGAAAAAGCTCCCACAACAGCTGAGTTAATTTCCGGTAAACCGCATGAGCTGCCGATTAAGGGAATGGTAACTATGGTGGATATCGGGGCTCATGCCTGTATTCCCTGTAAGATGATGACCCCGGTGATCGAAGAGTTGTCAAAAAAATATGATGGACGTGCGGCAGTTGCCTTCATAGATGTCTGGGAACACCGCGAGGAGGCTGCTAAGTATGGCATCCGCACAATTCCCACCCAGATTTTTTATGATGCGCAGGGAAATGAACGATATCGCCATGTGGGTTTTCTGGACAAAGCAAGTATTGAAGCGAAGTTTAGCGAACTGGGCGTGAAGTAG